In one window of Megalopta genalis isolate 19385.01 chromosome 8, iyMegGena1_principal, whole genome shotgun sequence DNA:
- the LOC117227770 gene encoding uncharacterized protein LOC117227770 produces the protein MIGEITSTRSLLGNRTPRFMVELSSNSLIAPSRRQEGNSRELIAGRPFVASFPTDARLFQGIVVSPRVRNVGNCTTQGWRDETVRDFKTVDFLLSMTIHERKHPVRFLQKAFDMIRNAYKTYARGRTPFSSRSRGYPVPLSALAMKYFLCLMVVVACEAARLPRVTDQGYFQGYQGGFPNNDASAYQNVQGNGGAAAFFGDYRGQEGNLGLGSEFFPHQAPIGGRQDLNHLPGVPFGDVGANQVNFRAQNDGHPGHDFNFQPPRFY, from the exons ATGATTGGCGAGATTACATCTACGAGATCTTTACTTGGCAACCGTACGCCCCGGTTTATGGTGGAATTATCTTCAA ACAGCCTGATTGCGCCAAGCCGTCGCCAGGAAGGGAATAGCAGGGAATTAATTGCGGGTCGTCCTTTCGTGGCAAGCTTTCCAACCGATGCTCGATTATTTCAAGGAATTGTCGTTTCGCCACGAGTTCGCAACGTTGGGAATTGCACAACGCAGGGCTGGCGGGACGAAACGGTTCGCGATTTTAAAACCGTCGATTTTCTTCTCTCTATGACAATTCACGAGCGTAAACATCCAGTCAGATTTTTACAGAAGGCTTTCGACATGATTCGCAATGCGTATAAAACGTATGCACGCGGGCGAACCCCGTTCAGTTCACGTTCAAGAGGATATCCCGTGCCACTTTCAGCCTTAGCTATGAAATACTTT CTGTGCCTTATGGTCGTCGTCGCTTGCGAAGCTGCAAGACTACCAAGAGTAACCGACCAAGGATATTTCCAAGGCTACCAGGGCGGTTTCCCGAACAATGACGCCTCAGCCTACCAAAACGTCCAAGGGAACGGTGGCGCAGCTGCGTTTTTCGGGGACTACAGGGGTCAGGAAGGGAACTTGGGTCTTGGAAGTGAGTTCTTCCCGCATCAAGCACCTATCGGCGGCAGACAGGATCTCAATCACTTGCCAGGGG TTCCCTTCGGCGATGTCGGCGCGAACCAAGTGAACTTCAGGGCTCAAAACGACGGACATCCGGGCCACGATTTCAATTTCCAGCCGCCGAGATTCTATTGA
- the LOC117227771 gene encoding uncharacterized protein LOC117227771 — MLRLLIPCLIWLSSVRSEMSAQMLDGMVEENGAMTEAMMVKPKRESYHNPCPPVYSHPISYSPPPQIYVKPVVHQAPMPVYHQPIQVVQKPMITYVKPAPPPVIVKPVVQPVVQPKVVLPVYQKPMISYAPVYQKPVYYAPMVQKVMYEQPKVLLKKYEVPVTQVIQKPQISYPVQYHQPKLVHVPPPQLNYVKISQPVVHPQPVFQSPVKPWCP, encoded by the exons ATGCTCAGGCTATTG ATCCCATGCCTGATATGGCTGTCCAGCGTCCGCTCGGAGATGTCGGCGCAGATGCTGGATGGCATGGTGGAGGAGAACGGGGCCATGACGGAGGCAATGATGGTGAAGCCGAAACGGGAGTCCTACCATAACCCGTGCCCGCCCGTGTACTCTCATCCGATCTCGTACTCGCCGCCGCCGCAGATTTACGTGAAACCGGTGGTCCATCAGGCACCGATGCCGGTCTACCATCAGCCGATACAGGTGGTCCAGAAGCCGATGATCACGTACGTGAAGCCAGCACCGCCCCCTGTAATAGTGAAGCCGGTGGTCCAGCCGGTGGTCCAGCCGAAGGTTGTGCTGCCCGTCTACCAGAAACCGATGATCTCGTACGCGCCGGTCTACCAGAAGCCCGTCTACTACGCGCCCATGGTGCAGAAGGTGATGTACGAGCAGCCGAAGGTCCTGCTGAAGAAGTACGAGGTGCCGGTCACCCAGGTGATCCAGAAGCCCCAGATCAGCTACCCGGTCCAGTATCATCAGCCGAAGCTGGTCCACGTGCCGCCGCCGCAGCTGAACTACGTGAAAATCTCGCAGCCGGTCGTCCACCCTCAGCCGGTATTTCAGTCGCCGGTGAAGCCATGGTGCCCGTAG
- the LOC117227826 gene encoding uncharacterized protein LOC117227826, with product MRIIILTALVAVASASYEEEYGGSTYHETSKPVEIPIYKKYAIPIPHPVPVPVPQEIKVPVPQPYQVELPVPHPVPVEVIKHVEIPVEKPEPYIVEKKVPYVVEKPYPVTVEKHFAVPIPKPYPVHVPVYKHVFHHQTKSHGWKH from the exons ATGAGGATCATC ATTTTGACAGCTCTGGTGGCGGTAGCGTCAGCTTCCTACGAGGAGGAATATGGCGGCTCCACTTACCACGAGACCTCGAAGCCGGTCGAGATACCGATTTACAAAAAGTACGCCATACCGATTCCGCATCCTGTCCCGGTGCCGGTTCCTCAGGAGATTAAGGTGCCGGTGCCTCAGCCGTATCAGGTGGAATTGCCAGTGCCGCATCCGGTCCCCGTCGAGGTCATCAAACATGTGGAGATCCCGGTGGAGAAGCCCGAGCCCTACATAGTTGAGAAAAAG GTGCCGTACGTGGTCGAGAAACCGTACCCGGTGACAGTTGAAAAGCACTTTGCGGTGCCCATCCCGAAACCGTACCCGGTCCACGTGCCCGTCTACAAACACGTATTCCACCATCAAACCAAGAGCCACGGATGGAAACACTGA
- the LOC117227825 gene encoding uncharacterized protein LOC117227825 has product MNRIIALVGLLVALVGVASASHLDEDHGHSTYEEKSQPVEIPIYKKYAIPIPHPVPVQVPQKIEIPIPQPQNVPIEIPQPYPVEVIKHVEIPVEKPEPVVVEKHVPFVVEKPYPVYVEKKFPIPVAKPYPVHVPIYKHVFHYTSKGKGWH; this is encoded by the exons ATGAACCGAATC attgctcttgttggtctctTGGTGGCGCTCGTAGGCGTGGCTTCCGCGAGCCATCTGGACGAGGATCACGGCCACTCGACCTACGAGGAAAAATCCCAGCCTGTGGAGATACCGATCTATAAGAAATATG CGATACCGATTCCCCATCCGGTGCCAGTTCAAGTACCCCAGAAGATCGAGATTCCGATTCCTCAGCCGCAGAACGTTCCCATCGAGATTCCGCAACCTTATCCGGTCGAGGTGATCAAACACGTCGAGATCCCGGTGGAAAAGCCCGAGCCGGTCGTCGTCGAGAAGCAT GTGCCGTTCGTCGTCGAGAAGCCGTATCCGGTCTACGTGGAGAAGAAGTTCCCAATCCCGGTCGCGAAGCCGTACCCGGTCCATGTGCCGATCTACAAGCACGTGTTCCATTACACCTCGAAAGGCAAAGGATGGCACTAA